From a region of the Primulina eburnea isolate SZY01 chromosome 7, ASM2296580v1, whole genome shotgun sequence genome:
- the LOC140835970 gene encoding fasciclin-like arabinogalactan protein 2, with protein sequence MQLRILILPLVLVLSATVHAHNITHILAGDPDLSTFNHYLTVTHLAAEINRRRTITVCAVDNAAMTDILSKNYPLYTIKNILSLHIFADYFSSKKLHQMPKGSITTSSLFQATGEAAGTSGYVDITDMKGGKVGFLPVDSSEDQPMATFVKTIGDLPYDISVIQISHILTSPEAEAPSSAPTDVNVTSLMVKQGCKAFSDLIRAEGVEETFLQSVVGGLTVFCPSDDALKSFMPSYKNLTSDGKTSVVLYHAIPTYNSLGMLRSSNGVVNTLATEGPNKYDLTVLNNGDNVKLETKVDTATIKGTLIDADPLSVFKIDRVLLPRQLFKADPLTKSKSAEAPGPSTDYDEAAADKISSNGRGRIRCGWFVMSLSSCLVIGILATIF encoded by the coding sequence ATGCAGCTGAGAATCTTGATTCTTCCACTGGTGCTAGTGCTTTCGGCAACCGTGCATGCACACAACATCACCCATATACTTGCCGGGGACCCGGACTTGTCCACCTTCAACCACTACCTCACCGTCACGCACTTGGCGGCGGAGATCAACCGCCGCCGCACCATCACGGTGTGTGCTGTTGACAATGCAGCCATGACCGACATCCTTTCCAAGAACTATCCACTCTACACCATCAAGAACATTCTTTCCCTTCACATCTTTGCTGATTACTTCAGCTCCAAGAAGCTCCACCAGATGCCGAAGGGATCCATCACCACCTCCTCCCTGTTTCAGGCAACGGGAGAGGCGGCCGGGACATCTGGATACGTCGACATCACTGACATGAAAGGCGGGAAAGTTGGTTTCTTACCTGTCGACAGCAGCGAAGATCAGCCGATGGCAACCTTTGTCAAGACCATAGGAGATTTGCCGTATGATATCTCGGTTATCCAAATCAGTCATATTCTGACGTCGCCGGAAGCTGAAGCTCCGTCTTCCGCACCAACTGACGTGAACGTAACCTCTCTCATGGTGAAGCAAGGTTGCAAAGCGTTTTCCGATTTGATCAGAGCGGAAGGGGTCGAAGAAACTTTTCTTCAAAGTGTCGTAGGCGGATTAACGGTCTTCTGCCCTTCCGACGACGCCCTGAAATCATTCATGCCTAGCTACAAAAATTTAACCTCCGACGGGAAAACTTCGGTGGTCCTGTATCACGCTATCCCAACCTACAATTCACTCGGAATGCTCAGATCGAGCAACGGAGTGGTGAACACTTTAGCCACTGAAGGACCGAACAAATACGATCTCACCGTTCTAAACAATGGAGACAACGTAAAACTGGAAACAAAAGTCGACACGGCTACGATAAAAGGAACTCTAATCGATGCAGATCCTCTGTCGGTTTTTAAGATCGACAGGGTTTTATTGCCGAGGCAGCTGTTCAAGGCGGATCCGTTAACAAAATCGAAGAGCGCCGAAGCTCCAGGTCCGTCCACCGACTACGACGAGGCGGCGGCGGACAAAATTTCGAGCAACGGCAGAGGAAGAATCCGCTGTGGCTGGTTTGTGATGAGCTTGAGTTCTTGTTTGGTGATCGGAATTTTGGCAACCATTTTTTAA